The Bdellovibrionales bacterium sequence ACGCTTGTCGCCACAGAAAACTGCCCTTCTTGTAATGGCACGGCGCAGCATCCTTGCCTTGACTGTCAGGGGCTTGGCTTTACCACATGCCTGCACTGCGAAGGGCGTGGGCGAGAGCTTTGCTATAACTGCGGCGGCAATGGCCAAGATCCCGCCAACCCGTCCAACCCCTGTCCGATTTGCCAAGGCACGCACTATGCCCCCTGCCGCCACTGCAACCAAGCAGGCCGTCTCCTCTGCATCACCTGTCAGGGGAAGGGCTCGACGCCCTGCAGCTCCTGCGAAGGCACGGGCGTGATGAGCCGCGAGGCGCACATCACCAAGGGCGCAAAGCTGTCCTTTTCCCTAAGTGCCACATCGGGTCTTCCCAGCGGGCTTCTTCGCGCTGTCTCGCGCTTTGGCGAAGCCAACCTGCCCAAAGGCCACGCGGACATCACCCTTGTGCCAGAGGATCCCGAAAAGCCGCAGAAGAAAACAACGCTGCTTCTTGAGGCCAAGATTCCCTATGCCGACATCAAGATTGTTATCAACGGCAAAGGCTCCCTCATCGCCTGCGCGGGCAAGATGGGGCGGCTTTTAGGCGTGCCGGCCTTTTTGGATGCTTCGCTCAAAGAACCGCGCCGCGAACTGGCGCGGGCCGCGCATGGCGCAATCCCCCTTAAAGCCGCGCTGACGGCGCGTGCCCTTCAAGATGCGCTTAAACTGGCGCTCGCGGGAAAAATAAGTCCCAACGATCTGCGCCGCCTTTATCCCGTCGGCCTGTCGGGCGACACGGCCAAGGAAATCATGGGTCACATGGAGCTTGCCCTTCGTGCCCAAACAAGGCAGCTGCGCCTTATTATCGCGGCCTGTTGCCTTGTGGCCAGCGGCGCGATTTTTGCTCTGTTCTTTTTCTCGCCGCTTCTGGCGTCGTTATCAATAAAAACGGCCACCCTTATCAAGGCCGCGTTACCGGTTTTTGTTGTAGGCGCAGATTGGTTTGTTTTGAGTCAGGCCGCACGGTGGGCTTTAAAAAAGAAATTCCCCACCCTTCCCTTGGCCGCCACGCAAAGCATCGGGCGCACGGGCTATACAACGCTCGGCCTTGTTTTCGCGCTGTACGTCGCGCTGTTTCTGGCCGCCACGTTCCTTCGCTTTTAAGCCGCCTATCGCACCACCGAGGAGAGCGGAACCAGCGCAACGCCGCGCTCGCGAAGGTGACGCGCCCAAATCTCAATCCGGTCAAGCGTGACGGGCAAAGGCTCCGCCATCGCGACAACAGCGCCTTCAACCCGCGCGATTTGTTCTAGCTGCGCGAGCGCCGCGTCGATGGCTTGCGGCGTCGGGGTCGAGTCAATAAAGCGCACGCTTTGCGCTGTCGGCACTTTCATCTTGACCGCCAAATCGCTGATGATGCTGTGCGACGAGATTTTGGAATCTAAAAACAAAAGCCCCCGTTTGCGCGCCTCTTCCAAAACGGGCTCCATCTTCACCGAGTCCGTCACAAAACGCGATCCGGAAAGGGTCGTCAGCCCGACATAGCCTTGGGCAAGGCGCAACACATCACGCAGACGCACCATATTGTCGCTGTTCGGCAAGGTCGTCAAAAGGGACTTCGGCCCTGAATCATTGCGCGGGTAGTCAAACGGCTCCATCGGCAAGGAGAGCAGCGTTTCATGCCCGTCTTGCCGCGCCCGCGTTACCCATTCGTCAATCGACGTGCCCTGCGCATCAAACGCAAGCGTCACAGCGGGCGGCAGGCGATGCAAGGCGGCATCCGTCGCCACCCGCGAAAAGCCCATATCGCCAATCACCAGCGCAATGCGGGGGCGCGGGTCGCGAAAATCAAAGGTTCTGGCATAAACCTGCCAAGGACGGCGTCCATCTTCCGCTATTTTGGGAAGAAAGCCCGTCGGCGTTTCCTCCACCAACGCCATATCGGGCGCAATGCTTAAAGGCTCGGTATTCGCGTCATTGGCCGTGGCCGCTTGTTGCTCGGCCTCTGTCTTGGGCTCATGACGTTCCTTTGTCGGTGTTTTATCAAGGGTCGTGGGGATCGAGGCCAAATCCATCTCTTCCTCTGGCGCGACATCATGCGCCGCACGGTAAGAAGGACGAACATGCGCCCCACCCCCCATAAAAAGAGGAAGCACCAAAAGAACCAACAACAGGCCCGTCGCCGCCAGCTTCACCTTGCGCGGGTAGCGCGCTAGAAATGTCTCACGTCGCGCCGCCAGCGCCGCTTGAAGGGCAATGGCGACATTGACGGAACCGACATCGGGGGCTTGCGCGTCGTCGCTCACTTCGCCCTATCCTCCGCCACTGTTGCCGTTTTAAGGCTGAACAAATGAATGCCCCTGATCAGATCCAAGGCGCGTTCAAGCTGATAATCATAGGCCTCGGCTTTTTTGCCTGTCTTGTCCTTCTTATCGCCATCCGCGCTCTTGCTATCATCAACGCCATCGCCTGAAGCCCCCTCATCCTCAGAAGGCTTGGCTTTCTTTTCCTTGTCCTTCTTGGAATCCTTGCCGTCTTTGACCGTATCGTTGACCAAAGCGCCGCGCAGATCCGCCTCGCTCAAGCCCTTACCCGTCGCGATTTCTTCAAGCTTGGCGGGCTGAACGGCAATGTCAGGCTCGATCCCCTTTTGCTGGATAGAACGACCCGACGGCGTGTAATACCGCGCGGTGGTCAGGCGCATTGCCCCCGATCCCGCGAGAGGAATAATCGTCTGGACAGAGCCTTTGCCAAAGCTCTTTGTGCCAAGGATGATGGCGCGGTGATAGTCT is a genomic window containing:
- a CDS encoding divergent polysaccharide deacetylase family protein gives rise to the protein MSDDAQAPDVGSVNVAIALQAALAARRETFLARYPRKVKLAATGLLLVLLVLPLFMGGGAHVRPSYRAAHDVAPEEEMDLASIPTTLDKTPTKERHEPKTEAEQQAATANDANTEPLSIAPDMALVEETPTGFLPKIAEDGRRPWQVYARTFDFRDPRPRIALVIGDMGFSRVATDAALHRLPPAVTLAFDAQGTSIDEWVTRARQDGHETLLSLPMEPFDYPRNDSGPKSLLTTLPNSDNMVRLRDVLRLAQGYVGLTTLSGSRFVTDSVKMEPVLEEARKRGLLFLDSKISSHSIISDLAVKMKVPTAQSVRFIDSTPTPQAIDAALAQLEQIARVEGAVVAMAEPLPVTLDRIEIWARHLRERGVALVPLSSVVR